The sequence GTTGAAAGAGGGAGAACAAGTGAAAAAGTGCTGAAGGCTTTTTATAAAGAGTTAAATAGCACCCATATATCTGCAATTTTTATTGATGTGTAAAAAATCTACAATGAGAATCTTTTAAAAAAGAATTAAATGCCTAATTTTTAGACATGCGTGTCGATTTAATTTACCAGAGGTTACTCGCAAATCTGACAATTTAGCAATTGGTATAAAATTTGCTAATATCTTTATTTTTAAAAAAGCGCTTAAATTGCAATATCCATTTTTTGCAACGAGCCAAATTTTAATCTATAACAAAATCTTTCGATCGGGGGTATGATATTGGAGAACGAAATCCTCAGAGTAAATAACCTATGTGTTCATTTTCATACTGAAGGCAGAGTAATCCCTGCAGTCGATGGGGTAAGTTTTTCTGTGCCGAAAGGAGAGACCTTGGGTATAGTCGGGGAATCGGGCTGCGGAAAAAGCGTTACTGCCTTTGCGATTATGCAGCTGCTCCCAATGCCCCCTGCTAAAATTACAAAAGGGGAAATCTATTTTAAGGGTGAAAACCTGTTAACTAAAAGTCATGAGGAAATGCGGAGGGTCCGAGGCAATAATATATCAATGATATTCCAAGAACCTATGACTTCTCTAAACCCTGTTTTTACTATTGGGCATCAAATCTCAGAAGCGATTATGCAGCATCAGAATCTATCAAAAAGGGATGCCCTCGAGAAAACCGTGGAAATGCTTAGGCTGGTTAAGATACCCCTTCCCGAAAAAAGGATAAAGGAGTATCCCCATCAATTAAGCGGTGGGATGAGGCAAAGGGTTATGATTGCTATGGCCCTTTCCTGCAAGCCCGAACTGTTAATTGCAGATGAGCCTACGACGGCCCTCGATGTGACTATAGAGGCGCAGATTCTAGAATTAATTAAGGAATTGAAAGAGAAACTGAACTCTGCAGTTATTATGATAACCCATGACCTGGGGGTAATTGCGGAGGTTGCTGATAAGGTTGCCGTTATGTACTGCGGGAGAATCGTTGAATATTCAGATGTGTATTCAATTTTCAATGATGCCAAGCACCCTTATACTAGAGGGCTGTTGAGTTCAATTCCTGATATTGATACTCCGAGAGGCTTAAAACTCAAAGCGATAAAAGGGGTTGTACCTTCTCCCGACGAAATTAAAAAAGGGTGTAGATTTAAAACCAGATGTGAATGCGTAAAAGGGGAATGTTTTGACACAGAACCCCCTCTTATAAAAGTTGAATCAAGTTTTGTAAGATGCTGGAATTACAGGTAATGGGAGGAGTGAAAGTGTCTTCAAAAATTTTAGAAGTCAGAAATTTAAAAAAATATTTTCCGATCAAAAAAAGCTGGCTTCCGAGTACGGTTGAGCATGTTAGGGCAGTTGACGGGATTAATTTTTGGATGAATAAAGGGGAAACTCTTGGCCTTGTGGGTGAGAGCGGATGCGGTAAATCCACTACAGGAAGAACCATACTAAAGCTGCTGGAGCCAACAGACGGGGAAATACTTTTTGAAGGGGAAAATATAGTAAATTTTAACAGAAAAAGACTTAGATCAATTCATCGGCAGATGCAGCTTATTTTCCAGGACCCTTTTGCTTCTTTAAATCCACGGAAAACCGTCGGGGATACGCTGGATGAGGTTCTGTTTATTCACGATATGAAAGATGCTGCAGAACGTAGTGAAAGGATCAAAGAGCTGCTTCGGATGGTTGGTTTGAAAAAGGAACATATACACAGGTATCCACACGAATTCAGCGGAGGACAGCGACAGAGGATAGTAATTGCGCGGGCCCTTGCAGTTAATCCGAAATTAATAATATGCGATGAGCCGGTGTCTGCCCTTGATGTATCTATTCAGGCGCAGGTCATAAACCTTTTAATAGAACTGCGTAATAAACTGGGCCTTACATATTTATTTATATCCCATGATTTAAGGGTTGTTAAACATATAAGCGATCGCGTAGCTGTTATGTACCTGGGCAAAATTGTAGAAATTGCACCATCTGAAGAACTGTTTAAAAACCCGGCTCATCCCTATTCGAAGGCCTTACTTTCCGTTATCCCAGTTTTAAAGCCGGAAAGGAACAGAAAAAAACTCCTGCTGGAAGGTGAGGTTCCAAGCCCGGTTAACCCGCCGGCAGGCTGTAGATTTCATACAAGATGCAGCTTTGCCCTAAAACAATGCTGTGAGATTGAGCCGCAAAAAAAGCGTATAGGGGGTGAACATTTTGTAGCATGCCATTTATACTAAAACAACTAAATTTAAAAATAAGGGGGAATAAGGATGACCAGAAAAACATTTAAGAGAATTGCTGTGTTGCTGTTAATCGGTATGCTTGCAATTGGCATTCTTGGAGGCTGTTCGGAAAAAACCGAGACAGGAGATTCAGCTGCTCAAGGAGAAAGGCCGGAAAAGGTCCTGGTTATAGGCTATGATAGGGATGCGGAGATTCTGGATACAATAAAAACGGCATGGTATTCAGATGCGCTGATTTATATTCATGACAGGCTTGTCAGCAGAGATTACAATTTCAGCTATAAACCGGGGCTTGCAGAGAGGTGGGATGTATCGGAGGACGGTTTAACATGGACCTTCTACCTGCGGAAAGGCGTTAAATTCCATGATGGGACAGATTTTACGGCAGAAGACGTTAAATGGACCATCGATACGATAAAGGACCCCGATACAGGTTCGCCCTTCAGAGGTGACCTGGAGGCGATCAAGGAAGTTGAAGTTGTTGATGATTACACCGTTAAAGTAGTTTTGAATTACCCCTTCCCGAACCTTCTATTTAATCTGTCAAATACCGCTGCGGGCATACATCCTGCCAATGCATACGAGAAATACGGTGATGATTACGGCAAAAAGATTGTAATAGGGACAGGGCCTTACAAATTGGAGGACTGGGTAAGAGGCGATAAGATAGTCCTGGTTAAAAACGAGGAATATAACTGGGGGCCCGAATGGATGTCAAACAGAGGGCCGGCTCTGATCGACAAAATAGTTTTAAGGGTTATTCCAGATGAGAGCTCCAGAATAATGGAAATGGAAGTGGGAGGTATTCACATATTAAGAAATGTCCCTGAGGCACATATTGAAAAACTTGAAAACAACCCCGATGTTACAGTTTATAAGGAACCTGCTACAAAGCTGGGTTATCTTGCATATGCAACCGATAAAAAACCCTTTACTGATGTAAGGGTCCGCAGGGCTATAAACCATGCTTTAAACAGAGAAGAGATTATACAGTTCGTATTCAGGGGTGTAGGTGAAGAGGCTTACGGCTATCTGCCCCCAGCTTTAAAGGACGAATACCTTGAAGAGAGCAAAGATCTGGGATACCATTATGACCCCGAAAAAGCCAAACAGCTTTTAGCGGAGGCCGGTTATCCCAATGGGTTTGAAGCAACCCTTTCAGCCGACAATTCATCAAAGAGCAGTAAATTAGCAGAAATTGTTCAGAGCCAACTGAGGGATGTTGGAATAAATGCCAAAATACAACTATATGATTCGGCAAGCTATGTTGCTATGCTGAAAGAGGGCAAACAGGAGCTCTTTATTAGAGAATACAGCTGGCCGAATGCGGATATTCTCGACTGGTTCCTGCTGTCGAGCCAGTTCCCATATCCTAACCACTCCAGGTGGGTTGATGATAAAACTGATGAGATGATTAAATATGCCGCTACCAGACCCACATGGGGAGAAAGAGCAGAAGCATACAAAGAAGTGCAGCGGTATTTAATTGACCAAGCAGTATGGGCTCCTATGTACATTCCTAAGCAGATAATTGCGGTAAGAAAAGAAGTAAAGAATTTCAAATACCACCCATGGATGCTTCAATACAATGATGGCTTTGACCTTGATATAAAATAATTCGATCAGCGTTATAACTTTTCCTGGGGCTAACCCAGGAAAAGTTATAACATAAATATTTTTTGATTTAAGGAGTGTAACAGGTGCTGAAATACATAATAAAGAAACTGATTCTGATGATTCCGGTAATAATCGGGATGACAATAATCGTATTTTCAATCCTCTATTTTGCACCGGGAGACCCTGTCCATCTGATTGTAGGACCGAATGTAACACCTGAAGTATATGAAAGCATAAGACAGAAATACGGCCTAGATCAGCCTTTTGCAGTTCAATATCTGCGATTCATGAAAAGCGTTATTGAGGGCGACCTCGGTGTTTCGATCCTGCAGCAGCGGCCCGTAGTGGAGATGATCAAAGAGAGGCTTCCTGTAACCCTTCAGATAGGGTTTATTGGCCTCTTAATAACCTTTATTATTGCTGTTCCGGCAGGGGTAATAGCGGCTGTAAACAGGAATACGGTTATTGACTATTTATGCATGACAGGGGCACTGCTGGGGATTGCACTTCCTACATTTTGGTTTGGGATGCTGCTAATGTATGTTTTTGCCTACAAGTTCAGGTGGTTCCCGATTTCAGGCTACGGGACTCTAAAACACCTTATTCTCCCCTGTTTTGCAATTGGGCTGACCAATGCGGC is a genomic window of Koleobacter methoxysyntrophicus containing:
- a CDS encoding ABC transporter ATP-binding protein, producing MILENEILRVNNLCVHFHTEGRVIPAVDGVSFSVPKGETLGIVGESGCGKSVTAFAIMQLLPMPPAKITKGEIYFKGENLLTKSHEEMRRVRGNNISMIFQEPMTSLNPVFTIGHQISEAIMQHQNLSKRDALEKTVEMLRLVKIPLPEKRIKEYPHQLSGGMRQRVMIAMALSCKPELLIADEPTTALDVTIEAQILELIKELKEKLNSAVIMITHDLGVIAEVADKVAVMYCGRIVEYSDVYSIFNDAKHPYTRGLLSSIPDIDTPRGLKLKAIKGVVPSPDEIKKGCRFKTRCECVKGECFDTEPPLIKVESSFVRCWNYR
- a CDS encoding ABC transporter ATP-binding protein, yielding MSSKILEVRNLKKYFPIKKSWLPSTVEHVRAVDGINFWMNKGETLGLVGESGCGKSTTGRTILKLLEPTDGEILFEGENIVNFNRKRLRSIHRQMQLIFQDPFASLNPRKTVGDTLDEVLFIHDMKDAAERSERIKELLRMVGLKKEHIHRYPHEFSGGQRQRIVIARALAVNPKLIICDEPVSALDVSIQAQVINLLIELRNKLGLTYLFISHDLRVVKHISDRVAVMYLGKIVEIAPSEELFKNPAHPYSKALLSVIPVLKPERNRKKLLLEGEVPSPVNPPAGCRFHTRCSFALKQCCEIEPQKKRIGGEHFVACHLY
- a CDS encoding ABC transporter substrate-binding protein: MTRKTFKRIAVLLLIGMLAIGILGGCSEKTETGDSAAQGERPEKVLVIGYDRDAEILDTIKTAWYSDALIYIHDRLVSRDYNFSYKPGLAERWDVSEDGLTWTFYLRKGVKFHDGTDFTAEDVKWTIDTIKDPDTGSPFRGDLEAIKEVEVVDDYTVKVVLNYPFPNLLFNLSNTAAGIHPANAYEKYGDDYGKKIVIGTGPYKLEDWVRGDKIVLVKNEEYNWGPEWMSNRGPALIDKIVLRVIPDESSRIMEMEVGGIHILRNVPEAHIEKLENNPDVTVYKEPATKLGYLAYATDKKPFTDVRVRRAINHALNREEIIQFVFRGVGEEAYGYLPPALKDEYLEESKDLGYHYDPEKAKQLLAEAGYPNGFEATLSADNSSKSSKLAEIVQSQLRDVGINAKIQLYDSASYVAMLKEGKQELFIREYSWPNADILDWFLLSSQFPYPNHSRWVDDKTDEMIKYAATRPTWGERAEAYKEVQRYLIDQAVWAPMYIPKQIIAVRKEVKNFKYHPWMLQYNDGFDLDIK
- a CDS encoding ABC transporter permease, which translates into the protein MLKYIIKKLILMIPVIIGMTIIVFSILYFAPGDPVHLIVGPNVTPEVYESIRQKYGLDQPFAVQYLRFMKSVIEGDLGVSILQQRPVVEMIKERLPVTLQIGFIGLLITFIIAVPAGVIAAVNRNTVIDYLCMTGALLGIALPTFWFGMLLMYVFAYKFRWFPISGYGTLKHLILPCFAIGLTNAAITARMVRSSMLEVLKQDYVRTARSKGLAERIVIYHHALKNAMIPIITLMGLRLGWIIGGSVMLEIIFSIPGIGRLMVDSILARDYPVVQGSMIVLTSSIILANILADILYAVVDPRIRYN